The following nucleotide sequence is from uncultured Draconibacterium sp..
CCAACCTTCCGGATTTGGCGTTTCCCACAATTTCTCACCGGTTTCGCAATCAATGGCTACCATCATTTTACTACCTCCGGTGGCAATAATGGCCACACCGTTATCGATTAACGGACACTGACCGGTGTACCAAAACGGAATTTCATTTTGATACTCTTTTACCACATCGAGTCCCCAACGAAAATCTCCGGTTTCACGGTCGAGGCACATAACGTGGCATTTCGGGCCAATCGTTACAATGAAGTCCTCGGTAACTGCCGGAATAGTACGCGACATTCCGTGATTTCGTTTAATGGCCACATCGTAGCCGCGACGCCACTGCTCTTCTCCGGTAACTACTGAAAAACAGCGTAAAATATCGGCCCGCTCTTCCTCATCGTAATCAAGCACATAAGCCAATCCTTTGTAGATGGCGGCTCCGGAGTGTCCTTCACCCAATTTTTTCGACCAAAGAATTTTTGGTCCTTCCGGCCCAAAACTTTCCACCAGTTTTACCGGCGATTTTGAAATATTATCGAAGTCGGCTCCGCGGAAGTTGGTCCAGGTTTCTTCCAGAACCTGATAATCCGAGGCAAGCTCTTCGAAATGTTCACCAATGTTCACCTCCTGAGGAGGTACTCCTTTTCCCCGATTATCAGCCCCTTCGAGGTTTACCGTAAAATCTTTTGTAGGATCGGCATTTAACCACCAGAAGATGGAAACAAAACCGATGGTTCCGATTGAGATTAGAATAATATTTATGGTTCTCTTCGTCATTAATTCAGGTAAAAATAGAATGTCAAAATATGGTTATTCGCTTATATTATAAATCATTAGCACATTGCCATGGCGGATAAACAGTTTTCCATTATAAATGGCAGGATGTGCCCAGTGCGGACCTGCACCTTCTTCAATAGTAAAGCTACTTACAATTTTTAATTCATTAGCCGAAGGTTCTGCCAGAGCGACATTGCCCCTCTTCTCTTCGTAAAGGTATAACATATTATCAGCTGTAATTATGGAACCTTTATTTACAAATTCAGTTTCCCAATTGGTTCTTCCTGATTCCCAGTTTACACTAACCCATTTTCCCTTTGCATTGTGCTGCCAGTTGGCTCCGTATATATTCCCGTCAACCAACACCACCCCACCGTGATGATTATCGAGCGTCTCATTCTTCCACTTCAGCTCAATTTCATTTCCATCGTCGGAAAGGGAAAACATTAGCCCGGGATGATCATAACCACTTGTTACGAATATTTCTCCGTTATGGTACAAGGGCGGATTTGTATTTCCTCCTACTCCCTGGCTTTTTACGTGATATTGAATGAGATTGTAACTCCACAGAATTTCACCGTTTTCGGCATTAATTCCAATAAGATTATCAGTTGTTTGTGCAAGAATAATTTTACGGTTGTTATACACAATCAATGATGGAGATGCATATGATTTAGCTCCACCAAGACTCTTGCTTTTCCACACTTCTTCGCCTGTGTATTTATTAAAAGCCACCATGGTA
It contains:
- a CDS encoding PQQ-binding-like beta-propeller repeat protein; amino-acid sequence: MTKRTINIILISIGTIGFVSIFWWLNADPTKDFTVNLEGADNRGKGVPPQEVNIGEHFEELASDYQVLEETWTNFRGADFDNISKSPVKLVESFGPEGPKILWSKKLGEGHSGAAIYKGLAYVLDYDEEERADILRCFSVVTGEEQWRRGYDVAIKRNHGMSRTIPAVTEDFIVTIGPKCHVMCLDRETGDFRWGLDVVKEYQNEIPFWYTGQCPLIDNGVAIIATGGSKMMVAIDCETGEKLWETPNPEGWKMSHSSVMPFTFGGRKMYVYSAIGGLLGVAADGPDAGQILWATSQWNHSVVAPSPVCMPDGKIFMTAGYGAGSMMVQLTENNGAFSAEPLYEYAPKDGLACEQQTPILWNGYLFGIVPKDGGANRNQLICVNPGDTRKVVWTSGKETRFGLGPYFIADNKLFILSDDGTLTIARPSTERYIQLEQVKVIEDGHDAWAPFALADGYLLLRDAETMICIDLNVNE
- a CDS encoding PQQ-binding-like beta-propeller repeat protein, giving the protein MKSTLTLIAIFVAFNLFGQDLIEFRGVDRSGYYPETGLLKQWPETGPELLLKIEGVGKGFSAPIVANSTIYVTGIKEDSIDILSAFNFKAELLWDIPYGRSWTRSYIDSRSTPTYSDGNIYVSSGTGQLACVDAQTGKLIWKVDAVQKYAGEIHRHGDAEAPLVVGDLVAYLVGGEENTMVAFNKYTGEEVWKSKSLGGAKSYASPSLIVYNNRKIILAQTTDNLIGINAENGEILWSYNLIQYHVKSQGVGGNTNPPLYHNGEIFVTSGYDHPGLMFSLSDDGNEIELKWKNETLDNHHGGVVLVDGNIYGANWQHNAKGKWVSVNWESGRTNWETEFVNKGSIITADNMLYLYEEKRGNVALAEPSANELKIVSSFTIEEGAGPHWAHPAIYNGKLFIRHGNVLMIYNISE